The uncultured Carboxylicivirga sp. genomic interval TTAAATGATTTTCAGAAAAACACCTTCATTACAACTAAATCATACTTTAATAACCTACCGCAAAAGATAAATGCTGAAATTACCCGACAAATATTCCGCATAATACAAGAAGCTTCACTCAACGTGCAAAAACATGCCCAAGCAAACTCTCTGGAGGTTCAATTAATAGGGCACCCCCACGAATTGATTCTCACCATTGATGATGATGGTAAAGGTTTTGATCCTCGTGCTGTGGATACCAATAACTCAAACGGGTTATTTAATATGAAGACACGGGTTCAGGCATTGGATGGTACCTTCGAGATTTCATCTCAACCTCAAAAAGGAACACATATCCTCGTTTCAATCCCTTTGCAAGACCTATAAACACCACATTTTTTTCTCCATTATAGCAATTTCCCCCTTTCGGGGGATTTACCCTGTTAATTCTCCCTTTTAATTTTGTTTCTGTAAGTCAATTAAAACCATTATACACTTACATAATAATAACAAAATTAAATATATACTTATGACTGATAACCTAAAGTTACCTGATCTCAATAAGTTAGTTAAAGAGTTTGTTGAGGAAGAGATTCAAGCCAAAGCAAGAGAGCTTTTGGAAAAACAGGTGATAGCCTGGGCTAAAGCCATAGGAGGCCCCTCTGCTATTCTCGACAATATTGAGATGGAGACAGAAATGAAAGAGGCCTCAATGGATTTACCAACGGCAACCATCAAAACGGAGCAAAAAACCATTATGGTTCATTTACCAAAAGTTGTTTGGACTCTTAAAACTATAGCAAAAATAAGTATTCCGGAAGTACGAATGGAAAGGCAACGAATTGGGGACCATCATCATGTTAAAACTGTATGGAAAACTAAACACCTTGGCTTTGGCATTAAAACAAAGATACCTGAATTATACCATTACACTACACCTGCTTACGCTGATGTACCCGTAACAACAATGCGCCTTGAGGAAATAAAAACAGAGATACCCAGCGTTGAAATGGCTCCTCAAAAAATAATTGTTGATTTACCTACTGTTACCACAGGGGTTAATAGGGTTAAAACCATGATGCCATATATTACAGGAGCCAAAGTTGATATAGGAGGTGTAATTAAAGACTTTGTGCCCGGGGCAAGTATTCTGGATACAATAATTCAGTTGATTCAAGAAGCAGAAGAGTTCAAAAACAACTTAATAAACAAAGTTGAAGAAGCTATTGATAGTGCTTTGTCATCTACTCTTGAAGTTATTGATTCGACATTAACTAAAGCAAATGAAGCTATTAATAATATTCAAGATAAATATGAAGAAATACTAAAAGATCTTGAAGAAAGAGCCGGAGAGCATAGCGAAGAAATTAAACGCATCTCAAAAGAACTGGAACAGAAGGTTAAACCGATTTTAGAACAAGTAAATAAACTTGAAGAAACCATAAGTAAATACGACGAAGCAAAGCTAAAAGCCCTTAGCTTTTTTAAATCAATATCAATAAATATTAATTTTTAAATCTATAGTCATGTATAAGTATTTCCTTTCAATCGTATTGTTTATGTTTACCTTAACATCATATGGACAAAATGATGATACCCACTACTATTTCTATCATTATCACCAAGAAGTTAATTCTCAGTGGGTTTTAGTTATCTCTACTATATTTGAGATGGATGCAGGTAATTACACAAAAAGTAAAATCAAAAAACAATGGTCTGAAAATCTGATTTTAGAAGATTTAGAAAAGTATGCCTGCTATGCTACTTCTTATGATTTTATGCCGCGCGAAGACACGCAACAAGAAGCCGTTAAAGAAAGACGTGCTATGATGGCAGAATATAAGAAGAAAGGCTATGAAATAGTTGAAATAAAATTCAATTACATTCCATAATGCAACTATTAACCGAACCTTGCCCCTCCATTACATTAATCTTTTAAATCTACCGACATGAAACATATTATCATAATTCTTCTTGCAAGTTTAGTAAGCTATGTTGCTATTGGGCAAAACACGAATAACCCCACTTTTGAAGAGACTATTGAGTTCCTAGAAAAGCTTTTAAATAATGCACAAACATATTCTGAAGTTGAGAAGTTTCGTTATGAAGTTACAGATAACCAAATAGTAGAGTATGTATCTCACAAATTGACTGACGAATATAAACTATGTTATAGGTATTACATTAATTTGAATGAAATTGATACCGTTTTCGTTGATAATGAAAAAGATCGGATAATAATGTATGGAATATATCCAACAAGTATAATTGCAGAAAAAAAATTTGATGGCTGGAATAAAACTTCTAGTCGTGTTTTTTCGCTATACACGAAGAACATGCATGAAACAGATCGAATTTTTAAAACTCTGCAGCACCTTGCAAAATTAAATAAGCAGGAATACAAGCCTCTATTTTAATATTTAATTAATCATAACCAAACAATTCCCCAATATGAAAGACTTACTCAAGATTCCAAACTTAAAATCAGTTTTGTTTTGGTTTATAGGGTTATCACTTGTTACACCCCAGATATTCAGCGCCATAAATAACACTTTTGAAAATGAAACTTTAAAACCTGTCATCTTCCGCATTTTTGTCGCTGTATATATAATAGTACCAATTATTATTCTTGCTGTTTATTTTATATTACAATCCAAACCTAAAAAAAGAGAGATTAAAAATAATAAGTCGACTCCTATAATAACTATTGCCGCAATTCTTTCACTTAGTAGCATTTCTATATGGGCTTTAAACTTCAATAACGTTAAAAATTATAGTATTAAAGAAGAAATCAAATACGAATCTGCTAAATATATTTTTGAATACGGCCCATATGATTGTAAAATAAATAATCTTTTCAATATTTTAAATGACTTTGAATATCAGGATAGTGTAGCAAATGTTATTCAAAGAGAAATTATTCATACAAAGTTAAAACTGGCAAATTATAAGGCTTCGGAGCTTAGTAATAAGAATGCATCTATTAAAAACTTTATTAAAGATTCATGTGAAGATAAATATTATTCGTCCTTGTATCAGCATTATAAATTTCTAAACGACAGTAGTATGTCAAAAAAATCTCTTGGATTAACAGACTCTATTGTTAAAACAAAAAATGCAGTATATGAAATCAATGAATTAACTAATATTATCAGAAATCAACTTGAGGTAAAACAAAAAGACTACAAATTATATGTTGAGAATTTGTTCCTATTATACATGAAAAAGGTCAATAAGCTTTTCTTGTTGGAAACGATAATTATACTCTTAATTCTACTTAGTATTTACATACGTAGTAAAGGAATTAGTGAAGATTATAAAAAAGCAATTAAAATAGGTATTGATATCTATGTTTTAATGTTTATCCAACTTATCACAGGTCTGGCATCCGAAAGTAAATCAATAGACATTAATCATAAAGGATTTCTTTATACTTCCTCTTCATGGTATGCGCCAAACTTTTTATACTCGGTAATATCAGGCTCTAATGTTAATAATATAAATAAAAGTAGGAATTCGTATATCTATCAAAGTGAATTAGATAGTACACTTCTCCTTAGTAAATTTGATACTATAAAAAATAGCTTAGCTGAAATAAACGAATCAATTAAAAAGAGTTCTACAAATTCAACTAATACTGATATAGGAACATATTTAACTGAGCTTAACTATGTTTTAGAGAGTATTAATTCTTCTATTACTACAGGGCTCAGCAACCATAAACAACTTGATACATTAAATAAAAATATCGAACAGATAAATAAGGAAATTGGACATCTTAAAAAGCAAACATTAAGCTACATCGAGCAATACAGAGAAGATTCCGGTATTAAGAATAATTAATTTTTACCCTTTTAATTCTGCCATATGAGAACTTATTTACTTCTATTTATAATCTTCGCAAGTAGTATAGATTCCTTTAGCTGTAAGAAACAGAAAGAAAGAATTGATATCTTATACCTTAGCATTGATAAACTAGATTATACACTGTTTAATTTAATAACTACAAAAGAATGCGCTAACAGCCATCTTGTTTATATTGAAGATATTACAGAATCGATAAAGCGTATTGATGAAATCATTATAAACATGGAGGACATCCTTGATAACAAGGATCTGAAATTGTCAAGAAAGAAAGCATTGCAACTATATGAATACATTAATACAACCAAGAAATTATCATTACTCTTAAAGTTTCAAAAATACAGAACGCTACATGACGAAAAGAATACCATTTTTCCGTCAGGCATAGCCTATGCATCTTTTTACGAAACATTCCATTCAACATTAAAAGAATACTCGTCACATTCCTCATATATAAAAGCCATATTCAGGAAAAAACATCTTAAAAAGTAAAGCAGAAATAATTTGCACTTAAAGCAAGGTAATAAACTAACAACTAATACTATAACAATGAAAAAAATAAGAGTTCTTTCAATTGACGGTGGAGGCATTAGAGGTATTATACCAGGTATTGTATTGAGTAGGCTTGAAAAGAAACTGCAACAAAAAGTAGGTAAAAATAATGTTTACTTATCTGACTTTTTTGATTTTATGGCAGGTACAAGTACCGGAGGTATCCTGATTTTATCATATCTTCTAAAACCTAAAAACGGAAGAGAAAAATTGACTGCAGAAAACGCAGTTAATTTATATTTAGACAGAGGTGATGAAATATTTGATGTAACATTTTGGAAAAAATTAAAAAGCGGGCTCGGAACTTTAGATGAAAAATATGATGCAAATGAGTTAGAAGAAGCTTTGGCTGATACATTTGGCGATGCTATGTTAAGTGAGTTATCAAAACCATGTATTATTTCATCGTACGATATAAGAAAAGGAGAACCCCATTTCTTTAAGCAAAGAAAATCTTTATCAGATGATATTTATGATTTTAAAGTCAAAGATATTGGACGAGCAACATCTGCAGCACCAACTTATTTTGAAGTTGCCAGAATTAAAAATAAAATAGGAACTCCATTTCCATTAATTGATGGAGGAGTTTTTGTAAATAATCCTGCACTTGCAGCCTATTCAGAAATCAGGACTATGAAATTTGAGAAATTAGGTGAAAGGTTACCAACAGCTAAAGATATGATGATAGTTTCGCTAAGCACAGGTAGTATGAGTAAGCAATATGAATACAAAAAAGCAAAGGATTGGGGTGCTGTAAGCTGGATTCAACCTGTAATAGAGATAATGATGTCGGGAAATTCAAAAACGGTAGATCATCACCTACAACAAATATATAAATCGCTTATCGATGAAAGTAATCCAGATGATAAGAATGCTCAGGATTATTATCGATTAGAGCCCAAACTATTAACTGCTAATAACGATATGGATAATGCATCCATTGAAAATATGAATAAGCTTAAAGAAGATGCTTTGACCTTTTTATCGGATGAAGACAATAATATAATACTTGATGAAATTGTTGATAAGCTTATCAGATATGAATAACCCGGTAAATACAACGGACATTAGGATGATAATTTGGGCTAAATTAGAAAATATTGGTAATATCAGATCATCTACAGAAGTTCAGCATTTTACTATGCATAGATAACAAGATTTTCAGTTGTTTAAACATGAATAAACTTAATATAAATTGGAAACAAAAACAGCCTAATCAACAACAGAGTGTTGATATTTGGGAGAAAACTGGTAGTCAGGGAATATATTTTATCGAAATTATATCCCCAGATAACTATAGAGAAATACATAAAATCATCAAACACTAACCCATGTTTGGAGGCTGCTTTTTATAAGCAGCCTCTTTTTTTGCATTTAGTTTGTAATTGAATACTCAAATTAAAATCCGATTATTACTTCTAAAGTGGCACTTAAGGAAACTCTACAGTTTGGCTTATATCAAAATACATAACAAACATTTCATCTTTCTAAAGCATGGTACATTTACTCTTCAGGTAAACTCAATAACACTAATAAGATAGTAATTCAACTCTCCACATTCTGTATAGCCTATTTACAAAGGCTTTTGAAATCGCCAACTCTAACTAACCCATGCCAACAACTGAAATAAATTAATTATTTTACAGTACACATATTTGAATTTAAAAATATTTTTATTTATTTCATACATAATAATAACCAATACAATTACACTAAATTAAGTCCCAATGAAAAAAATACCTCATTTTACAGCTCCACCAGATCATATATTTATGAATACAAAAGCAGGATGAATAAATGGTAATATCTGTGTATGATTAATAACAACCGTGCTAACAGAAAATCGGTGTAACTGTATAAAGGTAAATTCAACAATAAAGTAACTACCTATACCAATGCAGGTTCTTACAGAGTCGAAAAATAATTACCTATATCCACAGAAGCATTTATCCATCAATAAAAACATTGCATATATAGGTTCAGGTTATTAATAAGGCTACAAACATCAGCCAATATGCATATAGTTTAAAAATTATTATAGCCCTATATACCTATACGATTATAAATAATCCATCAACTATAAAAATATGTTTTATACAATTAAACGTAGATTTAATACACTCCAGTTAGCTCTTATGCTTTTACAGGCATTTGTTTTTCGACTCCACTGGTCTTTATAATCCAACAGAAACTAATTGTTGGCACCAATTAGAATATCACTAATTACATATAAAAATTCACCCTAAAATCAAGAATTATGATTAAATCAATTTCATTTTCAAAACTAAGCAACAACCTGCTTTACACTTTTACCAAACGTATGTTAACTACGTATGACTCTTTTAATGCAACAGATTCGATTCAAAAAGTTTATATCGATAAGGTAAAAGATTTATTTGACAAATTTGCGCTGGCTTTTGAAAACAACAGAAGCACCCCATATACCGAGATAAAAGCCCAAAAAGATAGCGAAAGAGATGATGCTTTTATAGCCTTTAGAAGTTATATTGAGGCATGTAGCTATCGTAAAAAAGATGGGTGGAATGATATGGCTGGTGATATTCTTGCAGTTATTCGTAAGCACGGATGGAGTTTGTGGAACCTGGGATACAAAGCACAAACAGCATCGGCATCAGCACTATACAGCGAGATACGCAACATGTATTCGGATCAGATAAATAGCCTAATGGCCGGCGAGTGGTTAACAGAAGCTGAGGATAGTCAACAATCTTTTGAACAAGTACATAAAGAAAGTATCGATAACACTAACGATGGCCCTACCGTAACATCTACCCGTCCTGCATTGGAAAAAAGTGTACGCTCATTACTTCAAATAACAGCCATGGTGGCCGACACTAATCCATCTGAATCAGACAATAACCTGATTAATAATTTAAATGAATTAATTATGGAGACCATGACTGTAGCCAAGGCTGCCAACACCAGAGATAAAAACACCGTTGAAACAGAAAAAACAGACTCTGAATAAGTTATCTTTTTGCTTATATTAAAAATTAGTGATGATTTAAAAAGAGGAGCAGGTAATTAACAAAACACCTGCTCCTCTTATAATTATTAGATAGTATCTATTCCTGATTTTTAACTTTATTGACGAGGCCTACTGAGAACAAATTATTGAATTCAATTTCGTATTCTGATTACCACAAGTGTGTTTACCCACTTGATAAATGAATGTATAATCTGTTCGTTCTTTCATTACAAAGAGTAAAAAAGGGCTGTTAGCTTATTAGCAAACAACCCTTAGCATTGTGTACTACTTTTGGAATATCTCAGGGTATTTTCTTATAAAATAGGTTGGGGTACAACTCCATGCATGACAATAACTATTTACCGGATAAAAATGATAAGGCGATAAAAAATCATCTGTTGGACTGTAAACTTCCCAAAAAGTATCTGCTCCTTTTTCAACCATTCCACCCCAAAAATCCATTATTTGTTGCTTTGCTTCATCTGTCATACCAACATTAATCAATGATTGTATAAAATAATGATACATATACGGACCTCCGGGAAAAAGCGCCTCTTTATTACTCATTACATTTTTTAAAGCACGTTTACCTTGTTTTTCTGTCAGAGCTCCACCTAAAATCATCCATACTTGTGATGCATATGATATTTGCTTATCAACACCACTTTCAAACAATCCTGTTGATTTATTATACAAATTGCCTATTGCTTCCTTTTTCATCTTTTTTACCAAAGCAGGTATAAAACTAACTTCATCTTGCTTATTTAGTTGTTTAGCAAGAGTGTAAGTTTCATTTAAAGCAAACATCATCAACCCTTGTATGGCAGCTTCTTTATTCAACCCTTCTTTCCAATCGAAAAACAACCACCACTCTTTGTTGGCTGTTTTGTAATCAACCATTCCCTTTTCCGAAACATATTTTTGAATAATATCCAGTTGACGTTTGGCAACAGGCCACAATTCATTAGCTGTTTCTATATCTCCTGTTGCTTTCAGGTATTCTTTTAAAGTACAGTTGTATAAAAGCGAATAATCCATCAAACGCTGATGAGCCTGAGCATGAGGCTCGGGTGTTTCAAACACAGTACCTAATACATAACCTTCTTCATCTGATAAACCAGCCAATAAATACAAACAACGTTGGGTTAACTGATGATTTTTGAAAGTGACCGTATTTGCTAACGATTCAAGATACATATCACCAACCCATAATCGTCTGTCGCGTTTAGGACCATCTTCGTATACCGTTTGCATACATTCCTTCAGTGTCTTCTGACTAACGTTATCTATTGCTTTAATTTTGTCTGGGGTAGTAGTGGCTAATTCATCTGGTTGGTTTGCAACTGAGGTATATGCCCTAAAGCGTACCTCACTTATTCTGAAATCGAAATAACGCGATGCACCCAACAATTCTATTTTCATATATCGACCAGATATCCTTCTTGATAAACTAACGGTTGAAGGTATGTGCATAACTGTTACCACCTCATCCTGAAGCCAGGCACGACTTAAATCACCTTTATAAGGATCAAATGGTGTTGCCAACTCGGCCGGTACCTCTCCAAATGTGAGCTTAAAACGAACCGGCGCATCTGAGGTTCCAAAAATGGTTTGTAAGTCCATTGAAAAATAACCGGTATAATGATCTCCAAAATCAATAATTACGCTTTTTTGCTCACGAAACGATTGATGATAAAACTCATCAACAGTTATTGTTTCAGATGCCTCCCATCCTTGAAACGCATCTTTGTTTTCAACCATTGCAACCATACGTTGAGGCTGAATTACTTCTTCAATTAATTTAGGTTTGATCTCTTCTGATTTAATAACCCATTGTTCACCATTCTTATAATAAGTTTGTGCCACACTTACGGTTACACCTGCAATTAACAGTATAGACAAGAGAATATTTCGTTTTATTATTTTCATATCTTCCTTTTATTTAGTTAGTAAAATTGCTTTAGGCAATTGTATTGATTCTTTACATCTGATATCATCAGACGATGCTCCTACAAGAATTTCATACGATCCTTGCGAAGCCTCCCATTGGTTGGTTACAGCATTAAACGATACAAAATCTTTTGCATCCATTTCAAACTTTACTGAATGCATTTCACCCGGTTTTAACAAAGGTGTTTTATCAAAACGCTTTAACTGAATAAAAGAGTCCTGTGGTGTTTTAACATATACCTCAACCACTTCTTTTCCTTCATAATCACCGGCATTGGTTACATTAAGCTGAACTATATAAATACCTTTACTCAAAGGTTTAATGGCTAAATCGGAGTAGAGAAACTGAGAGTATGACAAACCAAAACCAAATGCAAACGATGGCTTAATATTATTAGCCAGATAATGTCGATATCCAACCATGTTAGCTTCCTGATAAATAACCTTATCTGGATTTAAATCTGGGTTGGGGAAATAAGATGCCGAAGGAACATCAGTATATTTCTCAGGAAAAGTCATGGTTAACTTTCCTGATGGATTTTCCTTACCGGATAAAACATCGGCTACAGCATTTCCTCCTTCCATACCGGGTTGCCAGGCTAGCAAAATTGCATCGGCCATATGCTTCCAGGATGCTGTTTCGATCACTCCTCCAATGTTTAAAACAACAATCAGTTGCTTATTTTGCTGATGAAAAGCCTTCGATAGCTTTTTTATCATATCCATTTCTTCGATAGATAATTCAAAATCATTTTCAATCTTTCTATCGGCAAATTCACCCGAAGTTCGGGAGATGGTAAACAATGCAATATCCGTTTGCTTAGCAAGAACTGTTAGATCCTGCTCCTTCCAGGTTTTTTCTTTTAGCATAATATCAGGATCAAAGTACGAAGATTTTTCACCTACTCTTTCTTTCTCTCTTTCCACATATTTTTGATACAACTCTTTTATGTCATCAGACATTTGATACCCTGCTTCTTTCAATCCCGAATAAATGGTTGTTGTATAAGCGCTGTTTACATTGCCACTACCTGTTCCTACCGCAATAGTTTGGTAAGTTCCAATACCTAATGCAGCAATCTTCGATATCTGCTTATCAAAAGGCAGAACTTCATTGTTTTTCAATAAAACCATACTCTCAGCTGCCGCTTTTCGGGCTACACCAGCATGTTTATTTAAATCAGGCTTATCGCTATATGCATACTTGTTAAAACGAGGAGTTTTCTTTATCAGATTTAGAATTCTATTAACATTTATATCAAGATCGTTTTCATTTAACGCCCCATTTTCAACCGCTTGCTCAATCATATTTATAATATGAGTACTTCCGGGCATTAGTAAATCATTACCTGCTTTTACTTGGTCAATTCTATTACGCCCAGCAAACCAATCTGTCATCACCATACCCGAGAAATTCCAATCTTTCCTTAAAACAGAATCGAGTAAAAAAGAATTTTCAGCACAATAAGTCCCGTTAATTTTATTGTAAGCTGACATAACTGTCCAGGGATTTGATTTTCTAACCGCAATTTCAAATGCTTTCAGGTAGATCTCATTCAGGGTTTTCGAATCAACTTTTACATCAATGTTCATTCGATTGGTTTCATTATTATTAGCAGCAAAGTGTTTTAATGATGTACCTACTCCCATCGACTGAACTCCATTTACCATAGCGGCAGCCATAGCACCTGATACAACAGGATCTTCGGAATAATACTCAAAATTTCTTCCTCCTAAAGGGTTACGATGAATATTTAATGCAGGGGCCAGCAATACATCCACTCCGTATTCGAGAGCCTCCTTCCCCATTGCTTCACCCACATCGCGAACCAACACCGTATCCCACGAGCAAGCCAATAATGATTCAATTGGAAAAGTTGTGGTATAATATGTTTTTGATGTATCCTCTCTGATTGGATCAATTCGAACCCCTGCCGGTCCGTCTGCCAAAACAATTGCTGGAATTCCAAGACGAGGTATGGCATATGTAGTACCAGCAGCTCCTGGCACTAACTTTTTTGTATTACCTGCTGCAGGAGGTTGACTAGTAAATAAAGTATCAGCTCCTCCAAAAAATGATGGATACCCTCTGGGAAAACCAGCATCGGCACCTACTAAAAGCATTGCTTTTTCGTGAAGCGTCATAGCATCAATCACCTCCTGATTAGTACTGACGCCAAGTTTTATATTCTTGTCATGTTTAGTACAAGCGCAAAACAAAAAAAGTAAACTTGCTATTTTAGCTAAAAAATTTAGTTTGATTTTCATAGTAAATTTGTTTCCTTAATAGATTACCAATTTTTCGGTACGTTTTCCCACTTCAATCAGATAGACACCCGGCCCCAGATCATTTAAATTCACTTGACCTGCACCTCCAATATTTTCGGTAAATACTTTTGCCCCACCTGTATCATAAACGGATAGTTGCTGAGTACGATTATTAGTTAATGAATAATTAAGAACTTTGTCTGCTGATAATGGATTGGGATACAGCTTAAAATAAACTTCCAATAAATCTTCTTCTATTCCAGTGCTTCGTTTTGCCCAGGAAAAAACTTCCCAACCATCAATATTAGTACGATTTGCAGTTATAGGAATACTTCCAT includes:
- a CDS encoding patatin-like phospholipase family protein, which gives rise to MKKIRVLSIDGGGIRGIIPGIVLSRLEKKLQQKVGKNNVYLSDFFDFMAGTSTGGILILSYLLKPKNGREKLTAENAVNLYLDRGDEIFDVTFWKKLKSGLGTLDEKYDANELEEALADTFGDAMLSELSKPCIISSYDIRKGEPHFFKQRKSLSDDIYDFKVKDIGRATSAAPTYFEVARIKNKIGTPFPLIDGGVFVNNPALAAYSEIRTMKFEKLGERLPTAKDMMIVSLSTGSMSKQYEYKKAKDWGAVSWIQPVIEIMMSGNSKTVDHHLQQIYKSLIDESNPDDKNAQDYYRLEPKLLTANNDMDNASIENMNKLKEDALTFLSDEDNNIILDEIVDKLIRYE
- a CDS encoding DUF6261 family protein, yielding MIKSISFSKLSNNLLYTFTKRMLTTYDSFNATDSIQKVYIDKVKDLFDKFALAFENNRSTPYTEIKAQKDSERDDAFIAFRSYIEACSYRKKDGWNDMAGDILAVIRKHGWSLWNLGYKAQTASASALYSEIRNMYSDQINSLMAGEWLTEAEDSQQSFEQVHKESIDNTNDGPTVTSTRPALEKSVRSLLQITAMVADTNPSESDNNLINNLNELIMETMTVAKAANTRDKNTVETEKTDSE
- a CDS encoding beta-glucosidase — translated: MKIKLNFLAKIASLLFLFCACTKHDKNIKLGVSTNQEVIDAMTLHEKAMLLVGADAGFPRGYPSFFGGADTLFTSQPPAAGNTKKLVPGAAGTTYAIPRLGIPAIVLADGPAGVRIDPIREDTSKTYYTTTFPIESLLACSWDTVLVRDVGEAMGKEALEYGVDVLLAPALNIHRNPLGGRNFEYYSEDPVVSGAMAAAMVNGVQSMGVGTSLKHFAANNNETNRMNIDVKVDSKTLNEIYLKAFEIAVRKSNPWTVMSAYNKINGTYCAENSFLLDSVLRKDWNFSGMVMTDWFAGRNRIDQVKAGNDLLMPGSTHIINMIEQAVENGALNENDLDINVNRILNLIKKTPRFNKYAYSDKPDLNKHAGVARKAAAESMVLLKNNEVLPFDKQISKIAALGIGTYQTIAVGTGSGNVNSAYTTTIYSGLKEAGYQMSDDIKELYQKYVEREKERVGEKSSYFDPDIMLKEKTWKEQDLTVLAKQTDIALFTISRTSGEFADRKIENDFELSIEEMDMIKKLSKAFHQQNKQLIVVLNIGGVIETASWKHMADAILLAWQPGMEGGNAVADVLSGKENPSGKLTMTFPEKYTDVPSASYFPNPDLNPDKVIYQEANMVGYRHYLANNIKPSFAFGFGLSYSQFLYSDLAIKPLSKGIYIVQLNVTNAGDYEGKEVVEVYVKTPQDSFIQLKRFDKTPLLKPGEMHSVKFEMDAKDFVSFNAVTNQWEASQGSYEILVGASSDDIRCKESIQLPKAILLTK